One window of Rhipicephalus microplus isolate Deutch F79 unplaced genomic scaffold, USDA_Rmic scaffold_107, whole genome shotgun sequence genomic DNA carries:
- the LOC119180954 gene encoding uncharacterized protein LOC119180954: MEETALKFGPEWIRALTQTNGVAAPVPSTGVTKYKLAKYRYGREEMLAMFDQNVPMPDSLREFQQLAVENTQPPLALVTMTEEEQRVWARSVNSDAVLRLTVGKGAVPGAGPGRGARGGSVDRGRGRGRGSGYQRGIGEEEGQFGAFIRPRPFERSHSLSERDQRWDERDKKPERPFVGRTSYDGDTFRKENAPAGSGGGGSVAGTAASAGRATSDNWRSSSGSHAEEDDNWRSGGGRAASSEKWKSWRNHSKADCDGDDGPPHAVANGPLKKDLGRHWLEEHGGGGSHSSEQLPEWIQDQGDTEKVGCFDAKGAFVDTKDSEEESWENDLLPAPPKLEALPKREEKRSQEPPPPRVSHPSEPSVEKPKSPPAPVPVPSSPQKTESAPPRSPPKPIPPAPTLHSVAPAQMKPVEDDASKVVSTSPKDDSFAHLAKAAENMMAEWTAEEEKKYVSQTVGGEHNLPEHLYRWLYKDPQGDIQGPFSSAEMMEWFQAGYFTMDLMVKRVCDAAFSKLGTLIKSWDVVPFIATQQPPPLKVPHGAELGVPSSMGLGGLPHPGLPNMPPGQMNYALQQQYMQEVYRLAAMQQIQNSLKTNEAFANLSPVDQNRICLQYYMATHSLSRPAGFGDQTPLMNLLSSVGPPPMFGLPPSLMKDPQTDASWPPQPVTTASATPVPESRGTSVWDADSSIVSASLAMPAPPTRNIMETLWQQHQQLASQSLLAEQMRAKEEEDRRTRELQKQARLEEERRLMEERRLLEERRKEEEEQKRRQQEAEALRKEEEERRKREEEELRKRLEEEEHQRKVEEQKRKLEEQKRKLEEHKRKIEEQKRKEEQRQLEEEMLRQQRIEEERRRALEVEKRKEEERRAAEEARKAEEKKRQEKARQAAATAAAVQAAAAAQAQSTQPVKKSPSKVSVIDADEFMALRQPPKPQPKVEPAKPEKPQGPVWGGKASQPASSSALSLAEIQRVQEEKERNLAAERLQQQRKQQQAMQQAMLLQQQQQQHKATLTWASRAQASSSGAVKSLSEIQQEEAERADKMKKAQQQQRQQQQIMRQQESSILQLGGAWGSSTNNLLKSFNNSFQYLDLVPDEDSSRGFWDEAATAAPPAAKPAPKQAAKPASSFPSLGGGASSSSSTGRSSKGQQSKRAEEQVMKLFEEHAKAAPTDELTAWCVQRLSGIQSYLDIPTVVAILKDVESPAEVQEYVHNFFGSSQDTTDFVRQFLQKREQYQKAGSALKTDEAFTVPIVSSASSATGAAAATVANDGFMAARSKKKKKKMQKVDSSLLGFTVQADPTRLNAGEIDRVEGL, from the coding sequence ATGGAAGAAACGGCACTGAAGTTTGGTCCAGAGTGGATCCGCGCACTCACGCAGACTAACGGTGTTGCTGCCCCGGTCCCGTCGACCGGAGTAACAAAGTACAAGCTCGCTAAGTATCGATACGGTAGGGAAGAGATGCTGGCGATGTTTGATCAAAACGTGCCTATGCCGGATTCGCTTCGGGAATTCCAGCAACTGGCCGTGGAGAACACACAGCCGCCTCTAGCCCTGGTCACGATGACGGAGGAAGAGCAGCGCGTCTGGGCGCGATCCGTGAACAGTGATGCAGTGCTACGGCTAACAGTGGGCAAAGGCGCTGTGCCCGGTGCGGGTCCCGGTCGAGGCGCCCGAGGCGGCTCGGTCGACCGGGGTCGCGGCCGAGGTCGTGGCAGCGGCTACCAGAGAGGTATCGGCGAGGAAGAAGGTCAGTTCGGAGCCTTCATTCGCCCGAGGCCCTTCGAGCGCAGCCACAGCCTCAGCGAGCGAGACCAGCGCTGGGACGAGCGAGACAAGAAGCCCGAGCGGCCGTTCGTGGGGCGCACCAGCTACGACGGGGACACGTTCAGAAAAGAGAACGCGCCAGCCGGCAGCGGAGGCGGCGGCTCTGTTGCGGGCACGGCCGCAAGCGCCGGCAGGGCGACCAGCGACAACTGGCGTAGCAGCAGTGGCAGCCACGCCGAAGAGGACGACAACTGGCGCAGCGGAGGCGGTCGTGCCGCCTCGTCCGAGAAGTGGAAGTCGTGGCGAAACCACAGCAAGGCTGACTGCGACGGCGACGATGGGCCGCCCCACGCCGTCGCCAACGGACCCCTCAAGAAGGACCTCGGACGGCACTGGCTCGAGGAGCACGGCGGCGGGGGCAGTCACTCCTCCGAACAGCTGCCGGAGTGGATTCAGGACCAGGGAGACACAGAGAAGGTGGGCTGCTTCGACGCGAAAGGCGCTTTCGTCGACACCAAAGACAGCGAGGAAGAATCGTGGGAAAACGACTTACTGCCCGCTCCGCCTAAGTTGGAGGCACTTCCCAAACGCGAAGAGAAGCGATCCCAAGAGCCGCCGCCTCCCAGAGTCAGTCATCCGAGTGAGCCGTCAGTGGAGAAGCCCAAGTCGCCGCCTGCTCCCGTGCCCGTGCCGTCCTCGCCCCAGAAAACTGAAAGTGCGCCGCCTAGAAGCCCCCCGAAACCAATCCCTCCTGCTCCTACGTTGCACTCCGTTGCACCGGCGCAGATGAAACCCGTCGAAGACGACGCTTCAAAGGTGGTCTCCACGTCGCCCAAGGACGACAGTTTCGCGCACCTCGCAAAGGCAGCGGAAAACATGATGGCCGAGTGGACCGCGGAAGAAGAGAAAAAGTACGTGTCACAGACGGTAGGTGGGGAACACAACCTGCCAGAACATTTGTACAGGTGGTTATACAAAGATCCTCAAGGTGACATTCAGGGCCCATTTTCATCGGCCGAAATGATGGAATGGTTTCAGGCCGGCTATTTCACCATGGACTTGATGGTCAAGAGGGTGTGTGATGCGGCTTTCTCGAAGCTTGGAACACTGATCAAAAGCTGGGATGTCGTACCTTTCATTGCTACCCAGCAACCACCACCACTCAAAGTTCCTCATGGTGCCGAACTTGGTGTGCCTTCCAGTATGGGCCTTGGAGGCCTCCCTCATCCCGGGCTACCCAACATGCCGCCAGGTCAGATGAATTATGCACTACAACAGCAGTACATGCAGGAGGTTTACAGATTAGCTGCCATGCAGCAGATACAGAACAGCCTGAAGACAAATGAGGCATTTGCGAACTTGTCTCCAGTAGACCAGAACAGAATCTGTTTGCAGTACTATATGGCCACCCACTCGTTGTCTAGACCTGCTGGCTTCGGCGACCAGACACCTCTTATGAACTTGCTGAGCTCTGTGGGACCACCTCCAATGTTTGGACTGCCTCCATCGCTCATGAAAGATCCCCAGACTGATGCAAGCTGGCCGCCTCAGCCAGTGACCACGGCTTCGGCAACTCCCGTGCCCGAGTCGAGGGGAACCAGTGTATGGGACGCGGACTCTAGTATAGTGTCGGCATCTTTGGCCATGCCGGCACCGCCCACTAGAAACATCATGGAGACCTTGTGGCAACAGCACCAACAGCTGGCGTCGCAAAGCCTTCTGGCCGAGCAGATGAGGGCAAAGGAAGAAGAGGACCGGCGAACTCGGGAGTTGCAGAAGCAGGCGCGGCTGGAGGAGGAGCGGCGGTTGATGGAGGAACGGCGACTGCTGGAGGAGCGTCGCAAGGAGGAAGAAGAGCAGAAGAGGAGACAGCAAGAGGCAGAGGCGCTAAGGAAGGAGGAAGAGGAAAGGCGGAAGAGGGAAGAGGAAGAGCTGCGAAAGAGGTTAGAGGAGGAAGAACACCAGAGAAAGGTTGAGGAGCAGAAGCGAAAGCTTGAGGAACAGAAGAGGAAGCTGGAAGAGCATAAGAGAAAGATCGAAGagcaaaagaggaaagaagagcAGCGCCAACTGGAAGAAGAAATGTTGCGACAGCAGCGGATAGAAGAAGAGAGGAGGAGGGCACTCGAAGTTGAGAAGCGAAAGGAAGAGGAGAGGAGAGCCGCTGAGGAGGCCAGAAAAGCGGAGGAGAAAAAGCGGCAGGAAAAGGCCAGGCAAGCTGCAGCAACTGCCGCCGCCGTtcaagcagcagccgcagctcaAGCCCAGTCCACACAACCTGTAAAGAAGAGCCCCAGCAAGGTGTCCGTCATAGATGCCGATGAGTTCATGGCCCTCAGGCAGCCTCCTAAGCCTCAGCCAAAGGTGGAGCCAGCGAAGCCAGAAAAGCCGCAGGGTCCTGTGTGGGGCGGAAAGGCAAGCCAACCAGCATCATCGTCTGCTCTTTCGCTTGCTGAGATTCAGCGGGTGCAGGAGGAGAAAGAGAGGAACTTGGCAGCCGAACGGCTCCAGCAGCAACGCAAGCAGCAACAAGCCATGCAGCAGGCCATGCTGttgcaacagcaacagcagcaacacaAGGCAACCCTCACATGGGCGTCACGGGCGCAGGCCTCTTCCTCCGGTGCTGTGAAGTCCCTGTCCGAGATTCAGCAAGAGGAGGCCGAGCGTGCCGACAAGATGAAGAAagcccagcagcagcagcggcagcaacaGCAGATAATGCGACAGCAGGAAAGCAGCATCCTGCAACTTGGGGGTGCCTGGGGAAGTTCCACCAACAACCTGTTGAAATCGTTCAACAACAGCTTTCAGTATCTCGACCTCGTCCCCGACGAAGACTCTTCAAGGGGTTTCTGGGACGAGGCTGCGACTGCAGCACCACCCGCTGCAAAGCCGGCACCAAAGCAGGCAGCGAAACCTGCTTCAAGCTTTCCGTCACTTGGAGGAGGCGCATCTTCTTCGTCGTCCACTGGCCGCAGCTCCAAGGGCCAGCAAAGCAAGAGAGCCGAAGAGCAAGTGATGAAGCTTTTCGAGGAGCATGCCAAGGCGGCACCCACTGACGAGCTGACGGCATGGTGCGTGCAGAGGCTGAGTGGCATCCAGTCGTACTTGGACATTCCCACTGTGGTGGCTATACTCAAAGACGTTGAGTCTCCGGCCGAGGTGCAGGAGTACGTGCACAACTTTTTCGGCAGCAGCCAGGACACAACGGACTTTGTGCGTCAGTTCCTACAAAAACGGGAGCAGTACCAAAAGGCGGGCTCCGCTCTCAAGACTGACGAAGCGTTCACTGTGCCAATTGTGAGCTCAGCATCGAGTGCGACAGGGGCTGCAGCAGCCACTGTCGCCAACGACGGGTTCATGGCTGCGCGCtccaagaagaaaaagaagaagatgcAGAAGGTGGACAGTTCCCTGCTGGGCTTCACAGTGCAGGCCGACCCGACGCGGCTCAATGCAGGTGAAATCGACCGTGTTGAAGGATTGTAA